A single Biomphalaria glabrata chromosome 2, xgBioGlab47.1, whole genome shotgun sequence DNA region contains:
- the LOC106073053 gene encoding uncharacterized protein LOC106073053, translated as MYSYKLLNELDMKELRQELRERGLQLNGNKETLTARLRQALLEEDENPDTCQFEIKPNTMELLRTLQYKMNSVKESIKKIESEINTRFSSFNQLIKAMNENEQIATTPNKTEEQTNTIKDQTRIMMNELLNTQQYQIESTDERATPLMNSEQLSNQGCGNTDNYDRDAGDGCAVCDCDSKPNECGPQEMKRDDSCYYFNEKQNESAEETIEETYSLTEALAIDKLDMITSTSQTDQDNVGSASKPVAVGLKDFCLSASVYERNSKLDYCTHVFDKNCTYVALQEDCECQEIPQQGLDLTEACPAVKISARSPGESQGNTIESDAEVDGPLHVECYQPAPQASAPDSDEGDDVFDTLPSSGLAAHSQSTHRRIMLKQLVRSTVLMTTAMKCNAFLCAKSLPSALIDRKARQRQRHQRNRRNIKWRGRRKRHMQSATWMAPTRSRYKNTPSPTDRPPPALIKLHSPYC; from the coding sequence atgtattCCTACAAACTTCTTAATGagcttgacatgaaagaacttagacaagagcttcgagaaagaggtctacagcttaacggaaataaggaaacgctaacagcacgtctcagacaagccctgttggaggaagatgagaatccggacacttgccaatttgaaatcaaacctaatacgatggagctcctgagaactttgcaatacaaaatgaactcggtgaaagagagcattaagaagatagaatcagaaatcaacaccagattttcttcatttaaccagttgatcaaagccatgaatgaaaatgaacaaatagctaccacgcccaacaagacagaagaacaaacaaatacgataaaagatcaaacgagaatcatgatgaacgagctgctgaacacccagcagtatcagattgagtcgactgatgaaagagctacaccgttgatgaacagcgaacaattgtccaaccaaggatgtggcaatacagacaattacgatagggatgctggtgatggttgtgctgtctgtgactgtgatagcaaaccaaacgaatgtggcccacaagaaatgaaaagagacgatagctgttactatttcaacgaaaagcagaatgagagcgctgaagaaacaatagaagagacctatagtttgaccgaagctttagctatagATAAACTTGATATGATTACCTCAACCAGCcagacagatcaagacaacgttgggtctgcgtccaagcctgttgctgtgggccttaaagacttctgtctatctgccagtgtctacgagaggaactcgaagcttgattattgcacccatgtgtttgacaagaactgtacgtacgtagctttacaagaagactgtgaatgccaagaaataccCCAGCAAGGTCTGGACTTAACAGAAGCATGTCCAGCTGTCAAGATCAGCGCGAGAAGCCCTGGCGAAAGTCAAGGAAACACAATAGaatctgatgctgaagttgatggacctttgcacgttgaatgttatcaacctgccccacaggcGAGtgctccagactcggatgaaggtgatgacgtgtttgacaccttgccttcaagtggacttgcagctcattcgcaaagcacccatcgaagaataatgctgaagcaacttgttagatcaacagtcttgatgactacagctatgaaatgcaatgccttcctatgtgctaagtcgctgccatcagcattgatcgacaggaaagcaagacaacgacaacgacatcaacgcaaccgaagaaatatcaaatggagggggcggagaaagcgacacatgcagagtgcaacgtggatggccccaacaagatcaagatacaagaacaccccttctcccactgatagacccccacctgcactgataaaactccacagcccatattgttag